A genomic segment from Alkalilimnicola ehrlichii MLHE-1 encodes:
- a CDS encoding TRAP transporter large permease: MIWIMVGIMVGLLLLGFPLMVPLLSAALYVMLFELDFISTNRIVAQMVSGISSPVLAAVPLFILAADIMTKGRTANRLLDLVMSFFGHLRGGLPVTAAISCTLFGAVSGSTQATVVAIGGPLRPKLIKAGYKDSFTTALIINASDIALLIPPSIGMIVYGVVSRTSVRELFIAGILPGLLILLFFCVYTYIYSRLKQIPVQDRSTWSIRLQALRGALLPMGFPIIVVGGIYAGFFSPTEAAAVSVAYAFLLEVVIFRSLHIKEIWPIALSTGLITAVVFVLVASGQVFSYVVSAARIPRELIGPLIETLAGNPEMALIVIALAYFIGCMFVDPIVVILVLTPIFTPLVDATGLDPVHVGVIVTLQAAIGSATPPFGCDIFTAIAIFRRPYWDTIKGTPPFIFILLLSTAVLIAFPQISLFLPQLAFG, encoded by the coding sequence ATGATCTGGATCATGGTCGGCATCATGGTGGGGCTGCTGCTCCTGGGCTTCCCGCTGATGGTGCCGCTGCTCTCCGCAGCCCTCTACGTCATGCTGTTCGAGCTGGATTTCATCAGCACGAACCGCATTGTCGCGCAAATGGTCTCCGGCATCTCCTCGCCGGTGCTGGCGGCGGTGCCGTTGTTCATCCTCGCCGCCGACATCATGACCAAGGGCCGCACCGCCAACCGTCTGTTGGATCTGGTCATGAGCTTCTTCGGCCACCTGCGCGGGGGGCTGCCGGTCACCGCGGCCATCAGCTGCACCCTTTTCGGTGCGGTCTCCGGCTCCACCCAGGCGACGGTGGTGGCCATCGGCGGGCCGCTGCGCCCAAAGCTGATCAAGGCCGGCTATAAGGACAGCTTCACCACCGCACTGATCATCAACGCCAGTGACATCGCCCTGCTCATCCCGCCGAGCATCGGCATGATCGTCTACGGCGTGGTCTCCCGCACCTCGGTGCGCGAACTGTTCATCGCCGGCATCCTGCCCGGGCTGCTGATCCTGCTCTTCTTCTGTGTCTACACCTATATCTACTCCCGGCTAAAGCAGATCCCGGTGCAGGACAGGTCAACCTGGTCGATTCGGCTGCAGGCCCTGCGCGGGGCCTTGCTACCCATGGGCTTCCCGATCATTGTCGTGGGTGGCATCTACGCCGGCTTCTTCTCCCCCACCGAGGCAGCGGCCGTCTCCGTGGCCTACGCCTTCCTGCTGGAGGTGGTGATCTTCCGGTCGCTGCACATCAAGGAGATCTGGCCCATCGCCCTGTCCACCGGGTTGATCACCGCGGTGGTCTTCGTGCTGGTGGCCTCCGGCCAGGTCTTCTCGTACGTGGTCTCGGCAGCGCGGATCCCCCGGGAGTTGATCGGGCCGCTGATCGAGACCCTGGCGGGCAACCCCGAGATGGCGTTAATCGTCATCGCCCTCGCCTACTTCATCGGCTGTATGTTCGTGGACCCCATCGTGGTCATCCTGGTGCTGACACCGATCTTCACCCCGCTGGTGGACGCCACCGGGCTCGACCCGGTGCACGTGGGCGTCATCGTCACCCTGCAGGCGGCCATCGGTTCGGCCACGCCACCCTTTGGCTGCGACATCTTCACCGCCATCGCGATCTTCAGGCGACCTTACTGGGACACCATCAAGGGCACGCCGCCGTTCATCTTTATCCTGTTGCTGTCCACGGCGGTGCTCATCGCCTTCCCGCAGATCTCGCTGTTCCTGCCGCAACTGGCCTTCGGCTAG
- the pnp gene encoding polyribonucleotide nucleotidyltransferase — translation MKSVKKSFQYGNHTVTLETGGVARQADGAVLVNMSDTVVLVTAVGRKEADPGKGFFPLTVNYQERTYAAGKIPGGFFKREGRPSEKETLTCRLIDRPIRPLFPEGFYNEVQVVATVLSMNPEVDADIPALIGASAALSISGIPFDGPIGAARVGYKDGEYLLNPTFEETAASDLDLVVAGTENAVLMVESEANQLPEEAMLGAVLYGHEQMQVAIQAINELTAEAGKPRWDWHPPQGDAALETAIKDLVGDDLAAAYQIPEKQERQNRIGELRQRAVEALGENREEEGGWPEKDVGDAFKGLEKDIVRGRILAGERRIDGRDTRTVRPIDIEVGSLPRTHGSAIFTRGETQAVVVTTLGTGRDAQIIDAIEGERKEQFMLHYNFPPYCVGETGFMGTPKRREIGHGKLAKRGIEAVMPAADDCPYVIRVVSEITESNGSSSMATVCGTSLSLMDAGVPVKAPVAGIAMGLIKEDEQFAVLSDILGDEDHLGDMDFKVAGTESGVTALQMDIKIQGITREIMEQALEQAREGRLHILGEMNNAISGPRSEMSEYAPRLLTIRIDPDKIRDVIGKGGATIRALTEETGTTIDISDDGKVTIASADKAAADEARRRIELLTADVEVGTVYEGKVSKLMDFGAFVNILPGRDGLVHISQISNERVERVGDYLKEGDTVRVKVLEVDRQGRIRLSMKAVQDGE, via the coding sequence GTGAAATCAGTCAAGAAGAGCTTTCAGTACGGAAACCACACGGTCACTCTGGAAACCGGTGGCGTCGCACGGCAGGCCGATGGCGCCGTGCTGGTCAACATGAGTGATACGGTGGTGCTCGTCACCGCTGTCGGTCGCAAGGAGGCGGACCCGGGCAAGGGCTTCTTCCCCCTGACCGTCAATTACCAGGAGCGGACCTATGCGGCGGGCAAGATCCCGGGAGGCTTCTTCAAGCGTGAGGGCCGCCCCTCCGAGAAGGAGACCCTCACCTGCCGTCTGATCGACCGGCCCATCCGGCCGCTGTTCCCGGAGGGGTTCTATAACGAGGTGCAGGTGGTGGCCACCGTGCTCTCCATGAACCCTGAGGTGGATGCCGACATCCCGGCATTGATCGGGGCCTCCGCGGCACTGTCTATTTCCGGTATCCCCTTCGATGGCCCCATCGGCGCCGCCCGTGTTGGCTATAAGGACGGCGAGTACCTGCTGAATCCCACCTTCGAGGAGACCGCCGCCTCCGACCTGGACCTGGTGGTCGCGGGCACGGAGAACGCCGTGCTGATGGTGGAGTCGGAGGCCAACCAGCTCCCCGAGGAGGCCATGCTTGGCGCCGTGCTGTACGGCCACGAGCAGATGCAGGTGGCTATCCAGGCGATCAACGAGCTCACCGCCGAGGCGGGCAAGCCGCGATGGGACTGGCACCCGCCGCAAGGCGACGCTGCCCTGGAGACGGCGATCAAGGACCTGGTGGGCGACGACCTGGCCGCCGCCTACCAGATCCCGGAAAAGCAGGAGCGCCAGAACCGGATCGGCGAACTGCGGCAGCGGGCCGTCGAGGCGCTGGGTGAGAACCGTGAGGAAGAGGGCGGTTGGCCCGAGAAGGACGTGGGCGACGCCTTTAAGGGGCTGGAGAAGGACATCGTCCGCGGGCGCATCCTGGCGGGTGAGCGCCGTATCGACGGGCGGGATACCCGGACCGTCCGGCCCATCGACATCGAGGTGGGGAGCCTGCCGCGTACGCACGGTTCGGCGATCTTTACCCGCGGCGAGACCCAGGCTGTGGTGGTGACCACCCTCGGGACCGGCCGTGATGCCCAGATCATCGATGCCATCGAGGGCGAGCGCAAAGAGCAGTTCATGCTGCACTACAACTTCCCGCCCTACTGTGTGGGCGAGACCGGCTTCATGGGCACGCCCAAGCGCCGCGAGATCGGTCACGGTAAGCTCGCCAAGCGGGGCATTGAAGCGGTCATGCCGGCCGCGGACGATTGCCCCTACGTGATCCGCGTGGTCTCCGAGATCACCGAGTCCAACGGCTCCTCCTCCATGGCCACCGTCTGCGGCACCTCCCTGTCGCTGATGGACGCCGGCGTGCCAGTGAAAGCACCGGTGGCCGGTATCGCCATGGGCCTGATCAAGGAGGACGAGCAGTTCGCCGTGCTCTCCGACATCCTCGGCGATGAGGACCACCTGGGCGACATGGACTTCAAGGTCGCCGGGACCGAGAGCGGCGTGACCGCGCTGCAGATGGACATCAAGATCCAGGGGATTACCCGCGAGATCATGGAGCAGGCGCTGGAGCAGGCCCGGGAAGGCCGCCTGCACATCCTTGGTGAGATGAACAATGCCATCAGCGGCCCGCGGAGCGAGATGTCCGAGTACGCTCCGCGCCTGCTCACCATCCGGATCGACCCGGACAAGATCCGTGATGTCATCGGCAAGGGTGGCGCCACCATTCGCGCGTTGACCGAGGAGACCGGCACCACTATCGACATCTCCGACGATGGCAAGGTGACCATCGCCTCCGCGGACAAGGCCGCGGCCGACGAGGCCCGCCGGCGCATCGAGCTGCTCACCGCCGACGTGGAGGTGGGGACGGTCTACGAGGGGAAGGTCTCGAAGCTGATGGATTTCGGCGCCTTCGTCAACATCCTGCCCGGCCGGGATGGCCTGGTGCACATCTCCCAGATCTCCAACGAGCGCGTGGAGCGGGTGGGTGACTACCTCAAGGAAGGTGACACCGTGCGCGTCAAGGTGCTGGAGGTGGACCGCCAGGGCCGTATCCGGCTGAGCATGAAGGCGGTGCAGGACGGCGAGTGA
- the rpsO gene encoding 30S ribosomal protein S15, which translates to MSLSAEQKGEIVKKHARTASDTGSPEVQVALLTARIQHLSGHFAEHKQDHHSRQGLLKLVSQRRKLLDYLKRKDRQRYLDLIENLGLRK; encoded by the coding sequence ATGTCGCTTTCCGCTGAGCAGAAGGGCGAAATCGTCAAGAAACACGCACGTACCGCCTCCGACACCGGTTCGCCCGAGGTGCAGGTGGCGCTGCTGACCGCCCGCATCCAGCACCTGAGCGGTCACTTCGCCGAGCACAAGCAGGACCACCACTCCCGCCAGGGCCTGCTCAAGCTGGTCAGCCAGCGGCGCAAGCTGCTGGACTACCTCAAGCGTAAGGATCGCCAGCGCTATCTCGACCTCATCGAGAACCTGGGCCTGCGCAAGTAA
- the truB gene encoding tRNA pseudouridine(55) synthase TruB, with protein MARKHLRRVNGILLLDKPAGLSSNQALQRAKRLFQARKAGHTGSLDPLATGLLPLCFGEATKVSGFLLDADKHYQVRCRLGVTTDTGDAEGEVLEETPVPALDADRVEAALAGFRGDIEQVPPMYSALKHKGQRLYKLAREGKEVNREPRPVRINGLTLVALEGDTLALDVRCSKGTYVRTLVEDIGRALGCGAHVIGLRRTGLGPFDDPDMFTLEALEAAAGEGLEALDNCLLPMDSALVQWPAVELAEDVAFFLMQGQPVWVPRIPEAAWLRLYTREGRFLGMGCPDAEGRIAPKRLLATGGGGKQ; from the coding sequence ATGGCACGTAAGCATCTGCGCCGGGTCAACGGCATCCTGCTGCTGGACAAACCCGCCGGGCTGTCCTCCAACCAGGCCCTGCAACGGGCGAAACGGCTGTTCCAGGCCCGTAAGGCCGGTCATACCGGCAGTCTGGACCCGCTGGCCACCGGCCTGCTGCCCCTCTGTTTCGGTGAGGCCACCAAGGTCTCCGGCTTTCTGCTGGACGCCGACAAGCACTACCAAGTGCGCTGCCGCCTGGGCGTCACCACCGATACCGGCGATGCCGAGGGTGAGGTGCTGGAGGAGACCCCGGTGCCGGCACTGGACGCGGACCGGGTGGAGGCGGCACTGGCCGGATTCCGGGGCGACATCGAGCAGGTGCCGCCCATGTACTCCGCGCTCAAGCACAAGGGCCAGCGGCTTTACAAGCTGGCGCGTGAGGGTAAAGAAGTCAATCGCGAGCCGCGCCCGGTGCGCATCAATGGGCTCACGCTGGTGGCGCTGGAGGGTGACACCCTGGCCCTGGATGTCCGCTGCTCCAAGGGCACCTACGTGCGCACCCTGGTCGAGGACATCGGCCGGGCGTTGGGCTGCGGAGCCCACGTCATCGGCCTGCGCCGCACCGGGCTGGGTCCGTTCGACGATCCCGACATGTTCACGCTGGAGGCGCTGGAGGCCGCGGCCGGAGAGGGCCTCGAGGCACTGGACAACTGCCTGCTGCCGATGGACAGCGCCCTTGTGCAGTGGCCGGCCGTGGAGCTGGCCGAGGACGTCGCCTTCTTTCTCATGCAGGGGCAGCCGGTGTGGGTGCCCCGCATTCCGGAGGCCGCCTGGTTGCGGCTCTATACCCGCGAGGGCCGTTTCCTGGGCATGGGCTGCCCGGATGCGGAGGGCCGCATCGCGCCCAAACGCCTGCTGGCAACGGGCGGGGGCGGTAAGCAGTAA
- the rbfA gene encoding 30S ribosome-binding factor RbfA: MPRDFPRTRRVGEQIQRELAELIRDELRDPRLGMVTVSEVTVSRDLAHAKVFVTALGGSDEDNAKTVEVLTRAAGYLRKLLGQRLRIRQVPALHFQHDTAFDRGDRLSRLIDEAVEEDRQQHDDDKPDNG; encoded by the coding sequence ATGCCCAGGGATTTCCCGAGAACACGCCGGGTCGGCGAGCAGATCCAGCGCGAGCTGGCCGAGCTGATCCGTGACGAACTCCGCGACCCGCGGCTGGGTATGGTCACGGTCTCCGAGGTGACGGTCAGCCGGGATCTGGCGCACGCGAAGGTGTTCGTGACCGCCCTGGGCGGCAGCGATGAGGACAACGCCAAGACCGTCGAGGTGCTGACCCGGGCAGCCGGCTACCTGCGCAAGCTGCTCGGCCAGCGCCTGCGTATCCGCCAGGTGCCGGCCCTGCACTTCCAGCACGACACCGCCTTCGACCGCGGCGACCGGCTCAGCCGGCTCATTGATGAGGCGGTGGAGGAAGACCGCCAGCAGCACGACGACGACAAGCCGGACAACGGCTGA